A single genomic interval of Ramlibacter sp. harbors:
- a CDS encoding formate dehydrogenase subunit gamma — MTAALDPDSLATVNRLADQHRDQPGALLPLLHAVQEALGHVPGAAVPAIAQALNLSRAEVHGVITYYHHFRSQPPGRQVVQVCQAESCKAMGADALMAHARQVLGCDGHGTRADGAVTLEPVYCLGLCAMSPAIMVNDRLHARMTPQKFDRLAAVQEASA; from the coding sequence ATGACCGCTGCCCTTGACCCTGACTCCCTGGCCACCGTGAACCGGCTCGCCGACCAGCACCGTGACCAGCCCGGCGCGCTGCTGCCGTTGCTGCATGCGGTCCAGGAGGCGCTGGGCCATGTGCCGGGCGCGGCCGTGCCGGCCATTGCGCAGGCGCTGAACCTGTCGCGCGCCGAGGTCCATGGCGTCATCACCTACTACCACCACTTCCGCAGCCAGCCGCCGGGGCGGCAGGTGGTGCAGGTGTGCCAGGCCGAGTCGTGCAAGGCCATGGGCGCTGACGCGCTCATGGCCCATGCGCGGCAGGTGCTGGGGTGTGACGGGCATGGCACGCGCGCCGATGGCGCGGTGACGCTGGAGCCCGTGTACTGCCTGGGCCTGTGCGCCATGTCGCCGGCCATCATGGTGAACGACCGGTTGCATGCGCGCATGACGCCGCAAAAGTTTGACCGGCTCGCCGCCGTGCAGGAGGCTTCGGCATGA
- the fdhD gene encoding formate dehydrogenase accessory sulfurtransferase FdhD, translating to MHPHDAPLQPLPGTRSVPVRGQRAGRRFDAQDCVAEEVAVALEYNGVSHAVMLASPVDLEDFALGFSVTEGLVHSAAEVHDMEVIPSAQGITVQLTIASQCFAALKERRRTLAGRTGCGLCGTESLPEAVRQPVPLTTGRQFEVKAVVAALQALRARQALHEATGATHAAGWARPDGELVLVREDVGRHNALDKLVGALLRARLPAGEGFIVITSRASYEMVGKTARAGVALLAAVSGVTGLAIDVAQQAGVALAGFARGQDLSLYAHPERILWNPDDGQ from the coding sequence ATGCACCCCCACGACGCACCCCTGCAACCGCTGCCCGGCACGCGCAGCGTGCCCGTGCGCGGCCAGCGCGCGGGGCGGCGCTTTGATGCGCAGGATTGCGTGGCCGAGGAAGTGGCCGTGGCGCTGGAATACAACGGCGTCTCGCACGCCGTCATGCTGGCCTCGCCGGTGGACCTGGAAGACTTTGCCCTGGGCTTTTCGGTGACCGAGGGCCTGGTGCACAGCGCGGCCGAGGTGCATGACATGGAGGTCATCCCGTCCGCCCAGGGCATCACGGTGCAGCTCACGATTGCCTCGCAGTGCTTTGCCGCGCTGAAGGAGCGGCGCCGCACGCTGGCCGGGCGCACCGGTTGCGGCCTGTGTGGCACCGAGAGCCTGCCCGAGGCCGTGCGCCAGCCCGTGCCGCTCACCACGGGCCGGCAATTCGAGGTCAAGGCGGTGGTGGCGGCGCTGCAGGCCCTGCGCGCGCGCCAGGCGCTGCATGAAGCCACGGGCGCCACCCACGCGGCCGGCTGGGCCCGGCCCGATGGCGAACTGGTGCTGGTGCGCGAGGACGTGGGCCGGCACAACGCGCTGGACAAACTCGTGGGAGCGCTGCTGCGCGCGCGCCTGCCGGCGGGCGAAGGCTTCATCGTCATCACCAGCCGGGCCAGCTACGAGATGGTGGGCAAGACCGCGCGGGCCGGTGTGGCGCTGTTGGCGGCCGTCTCGGGCGTGACCGGCCTGGCCATTGACGTGGCGCAGCAGGCGGGCGTGGCGCTGGCCGGCTTTGCGCGCGGGCAAGACCTTTCGCTGTACGCACACCCCGAACGCATTCTCTGGAACCCCGACGATGGACAGTGA
- the fdhF gene encoding formate dehydrogenase subunit alpha has product MLEHLKETDWGTPRRESAEEVTLDIDGKPVTVARGTSVMRAAMEAGVKVPKLCATDSLEPFGSCRLCLVEVEGRKGFPASCTTPVEAGMKVVTQSPRLDQLRKGVMELYLSDMPPSVQVKVDGFRNEMQDMVAEIGVESVRYGFKGANHLDDAKDESNPYFTYDPSQCIVCNRCVRACEETQGTFALTIEGRGFESRVSAGQGEPFMASDCVSCGACVSACPTDSLKEKSLIQLGAPETSTVTTCAYCGVGCGFKAEMKGEQVVRMVPWKDGKANEGHSCVKGRFAWGYATHPDRITTPMIRKKITDPWQPVSWDEAIGYAASEFRRIQGTHGTDSIGGITSSRCTNEETYLVQKLVRAAFGNNNVDTCARVCHSPTGYGLGQTYGTSAGTQTFKSVEKSDVIMVIGANPSAAHPVFASRMKRRLRQGAKLIVVDPREIDLVDSPHVKADYHLQLKPGTNVAVITALAHVVVTEGLLASGYIGERCDEKSFLQWKEFVARPENSPEAMQAVSGVPAELVRGAARLYARKGNSAIYYGLGVTEHAQGSTMVIGIANLAMATGNVGREGVGVNPLRGQNNVQGSCDMGSFPHELPGYRHISDSTVRGQFEGAWGVTLNPEPGLRIPNMFDAALSGSFKGLYCEGEDIVQSDPDTQHVAKALMAMECIVVQDIFLNETAKYAHVFLPGSSFLEKDGTFTNAERRISRVRKVMAPLAQYADWEVTQLLSNALGYPMHYGHPSEIMAEIAALTPTFAGVTYDKIDRLGSVQWPCNDSTDEAGTAIMHVDHFVRGKGRFIITQYVASDEKVTRKFPLLLTTGRILSQYNVGAQTRRTPNSQWHSEDLLEIHPQDAEDRGIHDGDWVGIQSRAGDTVLRATVTERIQPGVVYTTFHFPESGANVITTDSSDWATNCPEYKVTAVQVMPVTQPSAWQKSYSRFNAAQQHLLDAARPAEAVATTVAGK; this is encoded by the coding sequence ATGCTGGAACATCTCAAGGAAACCGACTGGGGCACGCCCCGGCGGGAGTCGGCCGAAGAGGTCACGCTGGACATCGACGGCAAGCCCGTCACGGTGGCCAGGGGCACCTCGGTCATGCGCGCGGCCATGGAGGCGGGCGTCAAGGTGCCCAAGCTCTGCGCCACCGACAGCCTGGAGCCGTTTGGCTCGTGCCGCCTGTGCCTGGTGGAAGTGGAGGGCCGCAAGGGCTTCCCGGCCTCGTGCACCACGCCGGTCGAGGCCGGCATGAAGGTCGTGACCCAGTCGCCCCGCCTCGACCAGTTGCGCAAGGGCGTGATGGAGCTGTACCTGTCCGACATGCCGCCCAGCGTGCAGGTCAAGGTGGATGGTTTCCGCAATGAAATGCAGGACATGGTCGCCGAGATCGGCGTTGAGTCGGTGCGCTACGGCTTCAAGGGCGCCAACCACCTGGACGACGCCAAGGACGAGTCCAACCCCTACTTCACCTACGACCCGTCACAGTGCATCGTCTGCAACCGCTGCGTGCGCGCCTGCGAGGAAACCCAGGGCACGTTCGCGCTGACGATTGAGGGGCGCGGCTTTGAGTCGCGCGTGTCGGCCGGCCAGGGCGAGCCCTTCATGGCGTCCGACTGCGTGAGCTGCGGCGCCTGCGTGTCGGCCTGCCCGACCGATTCGCTCAAGGAAAAATCGCTGATCCAGCTCGGTGCCCCCGAGACCAGCACGGTCACCACCTGCGCCTACTGCGGCGTGGGCTGCGGCTTCAAGGCCGAAATGAAGGGCGAGCAGGTGGTCCGCATGGTGCCGTGGAAGGACGGCAAGGCCAACGAAGGCCATTCCTGCGTCAAGGGCCGCTTTGCCTGGGGCTATGCCACGCACCCGGACCGCATTACCACGCCGATGATCCGCAAGAAGATCACCGACCCGTGGCAGCCCGTGAGCTGGGACGAAGCCATCGGCTACGCCGCCAGCGAGTTCCGCCGCATCCAGGGCACGCATGGCACGGATTCGATCGGTGGCATCACGTCCAGCCGCTGCACCAACGAGGAAACCTACCTGGTGCAGAAGCTGGTGCGCGCCGCCTTTGGCAACAACAACGTGGACACCTGCGCCCGCGTCTGCCACTCGCCCACGGGCTACGGCCTGGGCCAGACCTATGGCACCTCGGCCGGCACGCAGACCTTCAAGTCCGTGGAAAAGTCTGACGTCATCATGGTGATTGGCGCCAACCCCAGCGCCGCGCACCCGGTGTTTGCCTCGCGCATGAAGCGCCGCCTGCGCCAGGGCGCCAAGCTGATCGTGGTGGACCCGCGCGAGATCGACCTGGTTGACTCGCCGCACGTCAAGGCCGACTACCACCTGCAGCTCAAGCCGGGCACCAACGTGGCCGTGATTACCGCGCTGGCGCACGTGGTGGTGACCGAGGGCCTGCTGGCCAGCGGCTACATCGGCGAGCGCTGCGACGAAAAGTCCTTCCTGCAGTGGAAGGAATTCGTGGCGCGTCCCGAGAACTCGCCCGAGGCCATGCAGGCCGTGAGCGGTGTGCCGGCCGAGCTGGTGCGCGGCGCGGCGCGCCTGTACGCCCGCAAGGGCAACTCGGCCATCTATTACGGCCTGGGTGTGACCGAGCATGCCCAGGGCTCCACCATGGTGATCGGCATTGCCAACCTGGCCATGGCCACGGGCAACGTGGGCCGCGAGGGCGTGGGCGTGAACCCGCTGCGCGGCCAGAACAATGTGCAGGGCAGCTGTGACATGGGCTCGTTCCCGCACGAGCTGCCGGGCTACCGCCACATTTCCGACAGCACGGTGCGCGGCCAGTTCGAGGGCGCCTGGGGCGTCACGCTCAATCCCGAGCCGGGCCTGCGCATCCCCAACATGTTTGACGCGGCGCTGTCGGGCAGCTTCAAGGGCCTGTACTGCGAGGGCGAGGACATCGTCCAGTCCGACCCCGACACCCAGCATGTGGCCAAGGCGCTGATGGCCATGGAATGCATCGTGGTGCAGGACATCTTCCTCAACGAGACGGCCAAGTACGCGCATGTGTTCCTGCCAGGCTCGTCGTTTCTTGAGAAGGACGGCACCTTCACCAATGCCGAGCGGCGCATCTCGCGCGTGCGCAAGGTCATGGCGCCGCTGGCGCAGTACGCCGACTGGGAGGTCACGCAACTGCTGTCCAATGCGCTGGGCTACCCCATGCACTACGGCCACCCCAGCGAAATCATGGCCGAGATTGCCGCGCTCACGCCCACCTTTGCCGGCGTGACCTACGACAAGATCGACCGGCTGGGCAGCGTGCAGTGGCCCTGCAACGACAGCACCGACGAGGCCGGCACGGCCATCATGCACGTGGACCACTTTGTGCGCGGCAAGGGCCGCTTCATCATCACGCAGTACGTGGCCAGCGACGAGAAGGTCACGCGCAAGTTCCCGCTGCTGCTCACCACGGGCCGCATCCTGAGCCAGTACAACGTGGGCGCGCAGACCCGGCGCACCCCCAACAGCCAGTGGCACAGCGAAGACCTGCTGGAGATCCACCCGCAGGACGCCGAGGACCGCGGCATCCACGATGGCGACTGGGTCGGCATCCAGAGCCGGGCTGGCGACACCGTGCTGCGCGCCACGGTGACCGAACGCATCCAGCCGGGCGTGGTCTACACCACCTTCCATTTCCCCGAATCGGGCGCCAACGTCATCACCACCGACAGCTCCGACTGGGCCACCAACTGCCCCGAGTACAAGGTGACCGCCGTGCAGGTGATGCCGGTGACGCAGCCCTCGGCCTGGCAGAAGTCGTACTCGCGCTTCAATGCCGCGCAGCAGCACCTGCTCGATGCGGCACGCCCGGCCGAGGCCGTGGCGACCACGGTTGCCGGAAAATAG